TGTTGAACGGCTCGGTGATGTATCTGCCTGCAATTCTGTCGGTTATGGCGGTTGCCGTCTTTCACTATTTCCGAAAAAAGATCGAGCCGATGCTGGGTTGGTATGCCTTGATCGTGTTTGCTCTATCGCTCTTCTTTCGCACGATTGACGCGGTTCTTTGCTCGGTTTGGCCACTCGGGACGCACTTTGTGTGGCATCTCTTGAATGGTGTGCTCTTATACCTCACAACCCGAATTATTATCGTGAATTCCGGGTTACAGCAGGCAGATCGTTCATAAAAGAGCTAACGCGAGCTTTATCAGAACAATGGAGAGTGTATTCGGTAGTGATCAGTCTGTGCAGAAGGCCCGGTGGCAATTGTTGTATTCGGTGGCGATTCTGATGGTGGTTCCTGCCTTGATCTACTTCGATGTTATTCCTTACGGATGGCGCATTTATATGCTTCTTGCACTGGGCGTCATCTTTTCCTTCCTCTCGTATCTCCGTGGGTACACGCTGAATGAGCTTGGGTTCAGAAAGGACAATATTCGTAAAGCCTTTCTGATGCAGGCTCCGTTTCTGATGCTGTTTTTGTTCGTTCTCTCCTTTGCCCACAGGCTTGGTTTTGTCGAACGGGAATTCCTGTCGAAAGAGCTGTTTCTGGTGTTTTATGTGTTTATCTCCGCTCCTTTTCAGGAGTTTGTCTATCGCAGTTATATGTTCGCGCTGCTGAAGCGTTGCGGCTGGGAGAACCGGTTCGTGTTCGTCCTTTTCATGGCGCTTCCGTATGTGTTTGTCCACATCATCTATCACAATGCGTTGACCTTGATTTTTACCCTGATTGTCGGCGTGTTCTGGTCGTACAGCTACATCAGGCAGGCGAACCTTTTTGCCGTTTCATTTTCTCACGCCGTGATCGGGTGCGTTGCCCTCTTTTTGGGCGTTGTGTAACCCGTGTTAAGGAGCTGGTCGGGTTTTGAACGCGTCTCCATTTCTCGCCACCCAGTGTCCGAACTTCACCAGTTAGGTCTGCGCTTTGGAATTCATTATACTCCCGCGCACTGTTTCTTTTCAATTTCTCGATTTGACCGCTATGAGCACTCTGCCAAACTGCCCCAAATGCAATTCCGAATACACCTACGAGAACGGCACGTTGCTGGTATGCCCCGAGTGTGCCCATGAATGGAGCCCTGCCGAGGCTGCTGGCGCGACAGAAGGAGAGCGGGTCTGGAAGGATGCGAACGGCAATGTGCTGCACGATGGCGATACCGTGACGGTGATCAAGGATCTCAAGGTTAAAGGAGCCTCTTCGCCGATCAAGGGCGGCACGAAGGTCAAGAACATTCGCCTCGTAGTGGGTGATCACGACATCGACTGTAAAATCGACGGCTTCGGCGCGATGCAGTTGAAGTCGGAGTTCGTCCGCAAAGCCTAAGCGGCGTTTCAGTGATTGGCGGATTCCTTTTGTGTTTTTTTTTGCGTAAAGAACTTTACAAGGCAAAGTAAAGGCTCTTGTCAAGAAAGAAGAAGGAGTTGTACAAGCGTCCGAAAACAATTGGTTGTAAAGAAATCCAGAGAAGGGAGGGCTCTTCTCGATGAAGCGAAGCCTCAATACTCTTTAGAGGCCATCACGTATTGATTCAGACCCCGACTTGTCGGGATCTGAATAAGATTCAAAGCTAAGACGGGATTGCTGTTGAGAGTCTCTTTTGGACAGGCTCAGTCCCCAATTGTCCCAACGGTTTACGTTGCAGTGCCAGATTCGGGGGTTGCCGGGCGCTCATACTTGAAGATGCAGACCGGGCAGCCGAGTGCCTGGCGGCAAAGGATTTCGCCGCTCATTTCCGGGAACGCTCGTCGGGTAGCCTCCATATCCAGCTCGCAGACCACATGGCACGGAGTGTCGAATCCGTACTCCTTGCTCACCTCCAGCCACGGGCAGATGCGCTGGATTTCCAGCACGGCATCGATGCCTTTGTTTGAAATATCCACCACGTCCATTTCCATTCCGATGCTTTCAAACTGCGGAATGGCTTCGCGGAACGCTTTGGCGAGGGTGGGGCGGGCAAGGAGCGGGCCCATGCGCTGTTTCTGCACTTCCGGAAACCCTTCGAGCATGGTTTCCCAAGCGGCAGATTCTCCAAGTTTCTGGCTCAGTTCACGGTAGCGGGCGAACTTTTTGCGCGCCGATTCGATAAGTTCCTTGTGGGCGTTTTCCATAACTTGTTTGGCAAGTTGGCTGTTCAAAGGATTGTGCTTCACTTACATAATTACAAAGAGAATGAATTATGAGTTCAATCGAGTTTCTCAGAGAGTTATACGAGGAGTATCTGGATTGGTATCTGAGCATCGCCGAAGAGAACGGTGTGTTGCCGCGCTCGATTTCGGGCGTTGATGCCGACGGCAAGCAGTTCATTTACCTGATCGATGGTTTGACCTTGCAGCCGATGGCGCGGAACAAGTATCTCCGCTATGTGCTGGATGAGCACCAGTCGGTTGCGTATGCTTATGGTGGGCTTGCTTTGCGGGGCGACAGCGACCTCGGCCAGATCGAGGAGGTGCTGGATGTGGTGGCTGCCGATGCGAACCAGTACGTGATGGGGCACTGGCAGGTGATTCGTGGCGAGGGCAACAAGGTGACCAGCTTGCGCCCGATGGGGGTGACAGAAGGAACCGACCCCGAAAAGCATCCGGCCTCCTGGTACCTTGCGGGTGCGATACGCTTCACCGACAAGGAAAAGGAAAAATACGGCACCCTCTGGGATGAGGCCCAGCCCTCGGTGATGTTCAACGATCGGAATGCCGCGGAGTGATGGCGCTGCGAATTTGCGAGAGCTGTTGAGTTTGCGAAACATGGTGAACCGTCTGTAGAATTGCAATGCCTTTGCGCCGGATTTTCTTATCTTTGGCATTCAAAAGGCGCGGTTTACCGGTAGTTACTATCCATCTGCCTGGCGGTGTAACTCATTCTGATTGTTGATAGTCGGAATGCCGTGCAACAAAATCATGTGGCGATAAATTTTTTCTGAGGCATGAAACAATCTTGGCTGTGGGCACTGTTGCCATTGACCGTTCTTCTGGCGGTTTTCGGATTCTTTTTTGCACTTTTTCCGGGCCTGTTTTTTGACAGCGGCATGCTGTTTGGTTCGGTGACGCTGATGGCGCTTGCCGCGGCTTCAGCCGTTTATTCACCCGTCAGGGGCTTTGTGCAGGGGTGGAGTGTTCCGGCGCTTGTCGGTACGGTGATTGCGGCGCTCATGCTTCTGGTTTCGGCCAGTGGCGTGGCGATGGTGCTGAATGGCTTGCACATGGGAGCGATGATTGCCGGTCTGGTGACGGTGGTCGGTTTCGCTCTTCTGCTTGTGGCCACCGGCATGGATGGCGCGGCGATGCAGCGCAAGGCAAAATCGGTTCCAGAGCAGAAAGCCGGCCCGAAAGAGTGGGCTGAACGCCTTGAGGCTATCGGTCATCAATGCGCTCGTCAGGAGATGAAAACCAGAGTGTTGCGGCTTGGCGGCGAGACGCGCTTTCTGACCGAATCCGGTTCGGTCGATACCATTGTCGACCAGCATATCGGCCGCGCGCTTGAGGAGCTTGCCCAGGTTGTCAGAAGTGGTGACGATCAGTCGGCCATCTCAATGCTTTCGGGGATCCGGAGCCTGTTCGCACAACGCGAAAATCAGTTGAAGCCGTAACGCACTCCTTTTTTCATCGTGACATAACCCCGTTTCGAGAGCAAAGTCGTGACGGGGTTTTTGCTTTTCCCCATTTCGTTCTCTGTGAGAATCCCTGGAACAGGATTTGTTGTCAATATCGATTGAATGGCATGAAATGGCAGGATTCGAGTCCTGCTGCTCTTTAGATGGATGCGGACGTGAATGCGGCGCGGAGATGATTTCCGGCGCGGCGGTTTCCAAAAACGGCGCGATTTTGTTACATTCCGTTCAATATTTTCGACGAATCAACCTCTCTTTACGGACATGGCGCATCGGCACTTTTCACCATCGCTCCTCAGGCTTTCGTCTTTCCTGCTCATTTTCGTTTCGCTTCTTGCCGGTTGTTCCGGTAAGGAAAAAGCGGCCAGCTCGAATCCGGACGCCTACAAGGTTGGGCTGGTGTTCGATGTCGGAGGTCGTGGCGACAAGTCGTTCAACGATTCTGCCTATAACGGACTCGAACTGGCCAAACAAAAGCTTGGCATCGATTTCGACTATATCGAGCCTCAGGGAGAGGGTGCAGACCGTGAGGCTGCATTGCGCCAGATGGCTGCCGATCCGGACGTAAAGCTCGTTATCGGTGTCGGCCTGCTCTTTACCGAAGATATTACGGCTATCGCCAAGGATTTTCCTGACAAGAAGTTCGCCTGTATCGATTACAATCCGCAGCCCGGAACCGAGATTCCGTCGAATCTTTCGGGGATTGTGTTCGAGGAGAAAAAGGGGTCGTTCCTGGCCGGGGCGCTTGCCGCACTTGAGTCCCAAACCGGTACGATCGGTTTTATCGGCGGCATGGATTCGAACATCATTCGCAAGTTCGAGAGTGGTTATGCAGCTGGTGCCCGCTATATGAAGCCGGACATCAAGATCATTACAAACTTCATCGGCATGACCGGCAGTGCGTTCAACGATCCGGCCAAAGGCAAAGAGCTGGCACTCGGTCAGTACAGCCGTGGCGCGGACATCATCTATCAGGCGGCTGGTGCAAGCGGTCTCGGCGTGATCGAAGCGGCCCGGGAGACTGGCAAGCTGGTGATCTGCACCGACATGGCACTTGAGTGGCCAGCGCCGGATCAGATGCTGACCAGCATCAACAAGGCGATCGACAAGGCGGTGCTGACCACGATTGACGATGCGATGAACGGCCGCTTCCAGGGAGGACGTCAGCGGATGTTCGGCCTTGACGGGCGCTACACCGATTACGTGTGGAACAGCGATA
This portion of the Chlorobaculum parvum NCIB 8327 genome encodes:
- a CDS encoding CPBP family intramembrane glutamic endopeptidase; amino-acid sequence: MESVFGSDQSVQKARWQLLYSVAILMVVPALIYFDVIPYGWRIYMLLALGVIFSFLSYLRGYTLNELGFRKDNIRKAFLMQAPFLMLFLFVLSFAHRLGFVEREFLSKELFLVFYVFISAPFQEFVYRSYMFALLKRCGWENRFVFVLFMALPYVFVHIIYHNALTLIFTLIVGVFWSYSYIRQANLFAVSFSHAVIGCVALFLGVV
- a CDS encoding zinc ribbon domain-containing protein YjdM, which codes for MSTLPNCPKCNSEYTYENGTLLVCPECAHEWSPAEAAGATEGERVWKDANGNVLHDGDTVTVIKDLKVKGASSPIKGGTKVKNIRLVVGDHDIDCKIDGFGAMQLKSEFVRKA
- a CDS encoding L-2-amino-thiazoline-4-carboxylic acid hydrolase: MENAHKELIESARKKFARYRELSQKLGESAAWETMLEGFPEVQKQRMGPLLARPTLAKAFREAIPQFESIGMEMDVVDISNKGIDAVLEIQRICPWLEVSKEYGFDTPCHVVCELDMEATRRAFPEMSGEILCRQALGCPVCIFKYERPATPESGTAT
- a CDS encoding BMP family lipoprotein, translating into MAHRHFSPSLLRLSSFLLIFVSLLAGCSGKEKAASSNPDAYKVGLVFDVGGRGDKSFNDSAYNGLELAKQKLGIDFDYIEPQGEGADREAALRQMAADPDVKLVIGVGLLFTEDITAIAKDFPDKKFACIDYNPQPGTEIPSNLSGIVFEEKKGSFLAGALAALESQTGTIGFIGGMDSNIIRKFESGYAAGARYMKPDIKIITNFIGMTGSAFNDPAKGKELALGQYSRGADIIYQAAGASGLGVIEAARETGKLVICTDMALEWPAPDQMLTSINKAIDKAVLTTIDDAMNGRFQGGRQRMFGLDGRYTDYVWNSDTEKLIDPAVHERIEKIRQDILDGNISVTE